The following are encoded in a window of Methanobrevibacter ruminantium M1 genomic DNA:
- the rrp42 gene encoding exosome complex protein Rrp42: MDIVPEITRKSITRLINDGKRADGRAFDERRDIFIEPNVIDKAEGSARVKLGDTQVIVGVKPTIGEPFADTPNLGVLMTNCELLPMAAPGFEPGPPSPESIELARVVDRGIRESELVDLEKLCIEEGKKVWMLFIDLHVIDYDGNLFDCANLAVMSALLNTKLPVAEYIDDEVVLSEDETMDLPVRDKLALSTFVKIGNGLILDPSLEEEEILDARITIGVTDEGNHICSMQKGGEEPLTRDDILDAVHLAFETKDDLLSYLD; the protein is encoded by the coding sequence ATGGATATTGTACCTGAAATTACTAGAAAAAGTATTACAAGACTTATAAATGATGGTAAAAGAGCTGATGGAAGAGCTTTTGATGAAAGAAGAGATATTTTCATTGAACCTAATGTGATTGATAAGGCAGAAGGTTCTGCAAGAGTTAAATTAGGAGACACTCAAGTCATTGTAGGTGTAAAGCCAACCATTGGCGAACCATTTGCAGACACTCCTAACTTAGGTGTCTTAATGACCAACTGTGAGCTTTTACCTATGGCTGCTCCTGGATTTGAACCAGGTCCACCAAGCCCTGAATCAATTGAGCTTGCACGTGTTGTAGACCGTGGAATCCGTGAAAGCGAATTGGTAGACCTTGAAAAGCTATGCATTGAAGAAGGTAAGAAAGTTTGGATGCTTTTCATTGACTTGCATGTAATCGATTATGACGGAAACCTCTTCGACTGTGCAAATCTTGCTGTAATGTCTGCATTGCTTAATACAAAATTGCCTGTTGCTGAATACATTGATGATGAAGTGGTCCTATCCGAAGATGAAACAATGGACCTTCCTGTTAGGGACAAATTGGCTTTATCCACTTTTGTAAAGATAGGCAATGGATTGATCTTAGACCCTTCCCTTGAGGAAGAGGAAATCTTGGATGCAAGAATCACAATCGGAGTAACTGATGAAGGAAATCATATCTGTTCTATGCAAAAAGGCGGAGAAGAACCTCTAACAAGAGATGACATTCTCGATGCAGTCCATTTAGCATTTGAAACCAAAGATGATCTTCTTAGTTATCTCGACTAG
- the rrp41 gene encoding exosome complex exonuclease Rrp41 translates to MFFIISENEKLRGDGRAYDELRPIKIEAGVLKRADGSAYLEVGGNKILASVYGPRESYIRRLLKPNTGVIRVRYNMAPFSVDDRKRPGPDRRSTEISKIAADALRPALMLESFPRSMVDVSIEVIEAEGGTRCAGITAAAVALADAGIPMKDIVVGCAAGKVNDEIVLDLSEKEDKEGQADVPIAIMPRTGEITLLQADGNLTEEEFEEALDLAIEGCMKISEIQHEALKTRYSSQ, encoded by the coding sequence GTGTTTTTTATTATCTCAGAAAATGAAAAATTAAGAGGGGACGGAAGAGCATATGACGAACTTCGTCCGATTAAAATAGAAGCTGGAGTCTTGAAAAGAGCAGATGGTTCAGCTTATTTGGAAGTAGGTGGAAATAAAATTTTAGCATCTGTTTATGGTCCAAGAGAATCTTATATTAGACGTTTATTAAAACCAAACACTGGTGTAATCAGAGTAAGATACAACATGGCTCCATTTTCAGTGGATGATCGTAAAAGACCAGGTCCAGACAGAAGATCAACTGAAATCTCTAAGATTGCAGCTGACGCACTTAGACCTGCATTGATGTTGGAATCTTTCCCAAGATCCATGGTGGATGTTTCAATAGAAGTAATTGAAGCAGAAGGAGGAACCCGTTGCGCTGGAATCACTGCAGCTGCAGTTGCTTTAGCAGATGCTGGAATTCCAATGAAGGACATTGTTGTAGGATGCGCTGCAGGTAAGGTAAATGATGAGATTGTATTGGACTTATCTGAAAAAGAGGATAAGGAAGGACAAGCTGACGTTCCTATTGCAATCATGCCAAGAACCGGTGAGATTACCTTGCTTCAAGCAGATGGAAACTTGACTGAAGAAGAATTTGAAGAGGCTTTGGATTTAGCAATTGAAGGATGTATGAAAATCAGCGAAATCCAACATGAGGCTCTTAAGACAAGATATAGTTCCCAATAG